A stretch of DNA from Juglans microcarpa x Juglans regia isolate MS1-56 chromosome 5D, Jm3101_v1.0, whole genome shotgun sequence:
CATACCATCACCAACGCCCAAAAACgtaagtaatgctctctcaagtcagcttctctctcccaagagaaatcatGAGCCAACGGATCGtcccatgacaccttcaccaaaggtattgtcttagaccttaacctttgctctttccaatccacaatctgagtcggggcaacttcataagaaagattaggccgaagttcaatgcgttcagagtcaacaaaacgcggctctagctgtccaaaactcttcttcaaagacgacacatggaacacatcatggacatccccaaaataatccggcagggcaactctataagcaactagcccaactttttctataatctggaaaggacCAACATACCTCGAACTaaactttcccttcttgccaaagcacTTAACCCCCATCATcagagagactttaaggtaaatccaatcacctatctcaaatgataagtctatTCACCTTGTATctacataactcttttggcgactttgggcttccgctattttagtccttataaattgaatttgatctttcatttcttgaattatctcaggcccaatcaatttactttcgccaacttcatcccaacacaatggcgatctacacttcctcccatacaaagcttcatacggggccatttgaatagaggaatgaaaactgttattataagcaaactcaattagcggcaggtgtttctcccaactcccttgaaatcccatgacacaagaccgcaacatatcctcaagagtctgaatagtacgctctgattgaccatctgtctgtgggtgatatgcagtactaaacttcaacttagtgtcTAAAGCTACCtacaaactcttccaaaaatggaacttgaaccgcgggtcccgattTGACATGATACTCTTTGGCACTctgtgcaaacgcactatctccttaacatacaaccgagtcaacttacccaaagagtcagtgttaTTAATAGGCAGGAAATGGGCActtttggtcaaccgatcaactatcacccaagctaagttctttccactagggtcctcggcaaacccacaacaaaatccataaaatatcatcccacttccactcaggaatagggagaggttgaaatTTACCAacaggtctttgatgctcagccttaacttgacggcacgtggcacatttttcaaaaaaaatatggcgatatccaacatactcgtattagtcctccagtggcacatcacgaccagtattcctagatgactatactaaccaaaatcttattttctacaagaaccttaatacaatatccagaaaattccaatgatcaatagctccatacaataatccatgctaacctcaatcagctcctatgcttcaacttctaaacctccattgaattctacatttggtaacctaatggccacttccaaggttaaccatcaataacaaattgcacaaccaaaagattaatcttcaactacaagcatcatctaaaaattcaagtcaccactaattcctcaagatcagcacaaaatccgaactcctaactacaaccacaaatatcacgcttcggCTGCACACTCTggtaattcgccacatgcataaaatttatgtcctcataaaaactagcaccatcgagtacaaggtgactccatacctactaaccagaaaactcttaccaccttttggtagaaaatactcttttccccaaaaccaagagttatcactcatattcctcaattaactcttgctgccttgatcaaaattaatattccgcaaaatacattcatgatcatagacagaaaactaacctcagcatcccaaattgaaaataagcaacctcaactcAAAATATATCCATCTCATCTACAATAAGGAGCATACTTTAAAAGATTCGATTCCAATCCGACtaaccaaaaagagcacctataaacttctacccaaaagctcatcaccgatattcagaataacatctaatctagcggtgactaaactcattacgaaccatcaaTGACTTCActaaaacattaacaaaacctccttggtaactcgcccagctacttctactcttataagctagtattagcacgactagctcatccaataacacatcactattaaacctcaaggccagCCATATAgctaaaatcatcaatccaccaaaagccaatgcaaatcacccaaggatcctaatgcttgattaactcacatacttgatcatattattcatcgctaatgcctaaacttcaacttccaagatcttatcatacaccaaacatgacgacccatcaatctctcttcaagttaaataataatgtccttaattcaaccaactggatgctcaatctccaaagaaagtataacctcaaaatttaaattcctaggtaacctcaagtcacaattaattcctatagataatcacaataattattgtcaacagtcattccattgagtaatctgTTTCGATTACACACttcgattgactcaccaaaaacttcaaaccaaaatctcttgaatttaatattattgtatttattcatattcaacatctacccaagacacttcttccaagccaaaaatgagacaaggacccctgtactctccgaaatgcatacacactcaccactactacgcatcgatctcatgcacacttagccagaaccaataatccttcaaacgtgcaagtgatctgtcactactatttccatcatctggacttatatcctcgaaatcaacaagaatcatttcctacgtccgcaccatctattattccttaaaattgatatggattaaatcctcaacctgtcactaacctcgagctaaaaacaatcattatctgaaTTAGATCAACATCGTCAATCTtcgaaaaatacacaaactagatcattacctccCATCTCCAAAaaagttctctcctaaaaaaaattctcatatcagtaactcaactcagatcaatcctaatttaatggttacaaactaatcaattgatagaatagaccaagctagcgtaccaagtctacaaaactaagaattcaaatcctattataattcaacccttcaactctgcaattctaaaaccttaaactagataaaaatcatttcccaaaatcttaaAGATCCATGactttaaatctaaaacattcaccttataaaacttgtaaattctaaaaccctaaatgttatcaaactgcttatcaaagttggcaaaatcgaaaacttctaatctaactaATCCTTCGAATGCTTAttgaacctatcaccttaaatccaataaacttatttcctaaaaactatgaggTCTCAAACCTTAAgtgaccttctcaaaaatctaacattgaaattcgttgaacttacaacctcatATGCCTCATGACATCTCCATGaaatataaaacctcaattatcctaagcaatttaaaattattcccCTCCTTAGTAGCAACTTAAGTTCCTACtacaaagagttcacccagatcatgccgttcccttcaagcctcgatattaaaacaaaccaattgccaagagttcaggcctactacactaaatgttcaagcctaacaatgacattcacagTCATACCATCTTTCTGTCATAGCATAACtcttaacccgcttttcaactctgaacaaaacaaaacaaaataaaataaaattctataaataaataatatacaacaaaatgaataaaaccaacaataaaatatcataagataaaatgaataaaataaatgaagtagtgcacaataaaataattaaaataaataaataaaataaaataaaataacctgccataaaataaaataaataatataaaataaacaaacaagtagtatacaataaaataaataaaaccaacaaaatataaaaacataaataaattaaaaccattaaaatagcatacttcaaaccaaataatttcaaatcacaactttaaaactttctggtatttcacctatgggacatgtggttttacccagagccgaactgctctgatactacatgcggcgcccacgacccccttataaggagacacgggaatcgagacgccggaatgatgacaacagggtcacacatcccaacgttagtgccaagtgtgtgcacatgcaacagtgtacaaaaataacgcagcggataattaatacaactaagtaccagaattgttaatacattttaaacaatcagtaaaaaggtttaaaaattatacagtcatccaaaataaatattttacaagtctcaaaccaaacgagtgatcccagatcactcctcgggcggagccgaatcctcaggctcatcCTCAgcttcatctgcatcgaaatttgcattaccacaaaatggtaccgcaagtaagtataaaccaaataactacgagataaaaatacattaatacgaccaacatgcatacatatgatgaaatatgcattattctcaaaaatactattttccctgaaaatagatattttccaacacacgccaaaatctcattttggcccaaaaaaaatactccatcattttcccagaaaatgacccaaatcaataaaatctcattttcccagaaaatgaatcacataaaaaccttttaatcaacacatgttattttcccagaaaacagctcattattccattaaccaatgcatcatgatctcccctagggatcatctgcacgtcctgcttcgtagcgatgctcaattccgcacccagcgcgttcgtggctaAACACCCACtacgtaacgagcgatgcccattTCCTCGCCCAGCGCTTATgtagccaagcatcctctagcccccaccagcagaagggccatggagtcggcacgagaccatctcttccgatcccgttgtcgcccagcgacaacccaggggacgtcactcagtatattccgctcccgagtgaccagaggagctccaccgagataatgccccatctcggcttggggtcgtgatacacattcacccaaaaatcctttaacacatgaaaactcagttttcatgaaacacatgaacatgaatgcatgtacacgaaaactcagtttattttacaaacatgatcatgcgtgcaatatgccatgtacatgaacaacaccataccaacaaccaacatttcacaataccaaccaaatacataactccgtccacaatccatccgacccccgaactcctcggactcagtccggcatgtccaaccagttcacaataatatgagttagtgcaaaaatatatttaaatcacaatagttctttagaaaaatacttacagtgctatataataattttcgaaggatcatggagcagCAAAAGGTGgtgacacagcaacgtaacagtgtaaaatatactgtggccgtgggtctcaaatacccacttttgaatggggccaaactaagacccgaaattgatagggtagggcctagagaggtcggtgaagccaatggtggtggtggtttgccatgggtggcggtgtaaatggtggttttaggccaaaaatacccaaatcggaaatgaggttggatgtgcttcaccggtgacggatcggagctggggttgggtccattgagttgctaggaggtcgaggatgaagtggtgaagaaatggtggccgaaggtggcacgacggcggtGCGCGAGCTcaaggaacgccgcggcttggtgtggtgcgttgGGGCTAACGGTGGCgcgataggggctgggatttacggggaagggtcgccggccggtggggaagagGTTGGGCTGGGTGGTGTCgtgcacggcggcgcaacggcggtgggttgggtgagggagaCGCGGACACGGGGTGAGAGGAGAGAAGGGTGCCGCGCGGGGGAGAGCTGggggagaaaggagagagagagagagaggaaagaaaaagagaaaaaaagaaaagtggggaaaagaaatgaggtctaatcctcacctcctaggtcacaaaaatgatccaacgaaaatgattttaaaacagcaaatcaattaaaataaattaaacgtaatgatacaatgaaaataaaataattaaatctcataatcaattaatttaaaaagaagaacaattttaaTGTACaacaatgaataatattaaaaaaacatatcaaatttaattttcacaatttaaagatcataaaataacccatttaaaatattcaataattttaaacaaagataataaatttttgaattaataaaaataatccttcagtaaaaatacactaaaatacagggtgttacactagaaaataattaatttaaattttttatttgatattatctctaacatacaaaaaaaaaaaaaatcaaaatggttATTACCAATTCCATTATAGTCAAGGGAAAACCATGCATTTCTtgtatgaataattttatcataGTTATTAAGGCTAtatctttatttcattttattctcttaaactAGGTATATCTCATTCTtgaaatggaaaatgctagatgTACTTAATatccatattttatatataagtagatgtaaaaagaaaaaaaaaaaaaaaaaaacatataacagATTCTAGAGAACGTTGCCTTCAAGTAATTGAGGTGCATGCATTTATTTCAACTTGGCATTCCTAATGTAAGTTAATTAGTGAGATACATTTATGATTCAACAAATAGAGTTCTTAAGAATTAATGACATtcgaaaaagaataaaattagcAAATACAACGTCATTATTCCGCATAAATTTCCAAAAGCACCCTTTTGTTTTTGGCTTAACAATAAGATTCACAATATATTGGGGAACACTTATAACTAGATGCATACTTggttgtttctttctttttctttttttcttttttccttaaatGTGGGCTActccatatatattttctttttcaaaaaagaaaagaaccgAACCGAATTGAACTAAACTgatagatttaaaatatatatggaacctacgaaattcaaaaatcataaaaaaaaaaacctaaaatttccgAAAAGGCTGAAGGGCAACTTTGGTATTGAACTTTTACTTGCTCATGGTTCAAGATGGacgttatatattttttaatatggaaGGTAGAAATTACttattttgtagttttgttcttaattattgaataacataaattagctttcttctttctctttcagGACGTATTTATGAAAATCCAGGCCCACTACTTAATGAAAGTCATTAACTAAGGTTAGTAATAGCACATTACAACTCCTCTATAAATAGAGCAGTAAGCTTGCACCTATACAATGCATCAAAACAGGTTCAAATCTGTAGCTAAGCATTAGTCTTTAATCCAAAAGAGATTAATGGAGAAGAAGACAAATCTAATGGCCTTtgggttgatgatgatgatgttgatccTAAGCGCAACTACTGCAAGAGCCGATCTATGCCAGGATGCACTGAAAGCTTTGATGCCTTGCATGGCGTTCTTGACGGGTTTTAGCCCACCGCCACCCAATGCTGGCTGCTGCCAAGGCGCACAAGATGTGCTAAATAAGGCTACGACCTCCGCAGATCGCAAGGCTCTGTGTGTCTGTTTCAAAAATGTTATAGGCCAGGGTGGTATTTTGCCTGATAGGGCTGAACAACTTCCCGACCTCTGCAAGGTCAAGACTCCGGTTCCGATTAGATCCGATGTGGATTGCAACAAGTAATTTATTTCTCTCCCTATCTCTGAGTTTATGCATGCCGTCTGTGTTTGAGCACGCATATGCATTTCTAGCTACTTGTTTCATGCTTACGGTTTGACCAAAAAATAGTGATTCATCATGATGAGCTAGCTActacatataaattaatattgggTATGTTTTCATGtgaaactttctttttttttttcttgatgaatCTTCTCAActaatatccttttttttttttgtgatttgcaGATTATGAAGATTCCATAAGGAGCGGAGATAACATGAAATAAAGATTGGGGAACATGCATAGATAgagcaatattatatatagccaAATATTGGGTtgtaaacattaatatattgaaGGGTTGACTCTTTTTGGCTAccttatattataaatatgcaTGAAAAGATTAATTAAACGAATATAACGATTCCTAGTTTCTTTACAACGCTCTCTCGATCTGGCCCAATTAATTACTCAACTTTAGAGGTTAAcctccatatatatacacatctgCAGACTGCAGTACTAATGCTTGTAGATGTCGTACAAATCTAAACGCGCTTTTACCATTGTTGATAAGAACCATTTTTGTTTCGGATGAACAACATTAATTAAGttaagtgaattttttttttttaagatatctTTGCGAAGTTAACACTTTCTAAACTAAAAGAAGCAATAAGCTCGTACTACTATAGATGGCAACATGATAAACACGTGTATGAATGAGAATATGTATtcaataaatcaattaatacaTTAATTTCGTGGTGCCAAAATATGAATAACAGATCTTTATTTTGGCCATCTCATGTATGCATGAGTAAATGGGGGCAAAAAGGATAGTACCTTTAATTACCTTCTTAAAATCATGTTTCCTTTTACTGTTCATGGATTTTCGTTAGGTTAATATTGTCTAATTAGGAAGAGATTACTCtccaaacaatatatatatatatatatataacgattCGAGCAACATAAATAGtataattaggattttttttcttattttctaaatgCTTTATTTATTCTCTTTCTAAAGATAAGGTtacgccataaaataaaataaatatgaagttatTCTCGTTGAGCCGAACTTTAACATAAATTGTATCATTTAATActtaaatcataattttatgttcgcgagtaatttatttaataaaaaaattgagttgaattCAAGTTTGTGTGAACCAATTTTGAGAAGCTTGTCCAGTAaagttattcattttctttaatttcatgaAAAGGAACGATatccataaattaattttattaatttctccCATTTTCAAAGAAGGACTACCACATGCTAAAGAAAGCTTGGTGGTTAtaaaaatcccaaaatcaaaGTTCTTTATGAAAAAGTATAAACTAAAACTGCCATCtatatatacaagtatataacttaataatGTATAAAAGATCTGTAGTATTAATTAGGGAATAATTAATAGGATATTGTTTAATTAACTTCATATATGTATCAGAATTGGAAAGTACACACATACTTTCAtaattgaaaatctgaaaaatggtgGGTTACATTAATTACACATTTTGCTCCTGAAAAATGAAGTGTTTTAACTCGTTGCAATGGTTGCCATAAGCGCATGCACTTGTGGCACGCCCTTATTAATTTAGGTTGCTTCTACATCTTTACTATTTCTTCATTGTAATTTAATACAAAGTATTGGTctctatttaaataaaaaaaaaatagatggagatgatgatataagataaatatcttgataatgattatgaaaattaaatctcttgatttgataattatgaaaattgataattatcaaatttattatCGAATTACATTATGTATATGTTCATAAATTATAACtagcttattaatttattattggaGTCATTTCGGATTTATTCCCGAActacttaatttttaataaatcaattatttatattacattTTACGCTTTTATCTACAAGTTTTGAAAAGAAACCTTGAAATTCTCTAAATATcattatatagtttatatattcatatatcaaaagttttatatatatatatatatatatataacgattCAAGCAACATAAATAGTATAATTaggattttttcttgttttctaaatgttttatttcttctctttctaAAGATATAGTTAcggcataaaataaaataaatatgaagttatTCAAACTTATTCTCGTTGAGCCGAACTTTAACATAAATTGTATCATTTAATACTTAAATCATAAGAAAAGGGACGGTATccataaatcttattaatttcTCCCATTTTCATAGGAGGAATACCACATACTAAAGAAAGCTTGGCAGTTAtaaaaatcccaaaatcaaagttctttatgaaaaattctaaactaAAACTGCCATCTATACAAGTATATAACAATTAATAATGTATAAAAGATAATGTATTTAATAACTTGATGTTTTCTGTAGTATTAATTAGGGAGGAATTAATACGATATTGTTTAATTAACCTCATATATGTATCAGAATTGGAAAGTACACACATACTTTCAtaattgaaaatctgaaaaataaaactaatgagGAAAAGGAAGAAGGTTTATACCATGAATTGGGATGACTCGTTGTGTTGCTCGCTATCTGGCAAGGCCCCGTGACGTcggaagccactagcttgggTGGTGGCCATTCCTTGGTGGTCACTGTTGTGACCTTACAACGGGACTATCTCGCAAAACCGGATCTAGGGTTTGGAGGGTTTTGAGGTGGCGGCAGGAGGTGGACTTTGGTCTCACCATGGTGGTTGGGGGCTAGCTTGGCCATGTACGATGGTGAGTGATGTGTGTCTGTTGGAGGCCAGttgagagaggagagggaggcAAGGCCTTGGCTGGCAAGGGTATGGTGGTGTGGAGGCTAGGTCATGGGAATCACCTCAGGTGGTGATAGTCGTGGTTGGAGGCTCTGCATGGCGGTGAGGCATCGGATCGGGTGAAACCTGTgagggggagagggagatgTGCAACTGTGGTGCACGACGATGGATCTAGGGAGAAGAGGTGGCCTACAGTGGGGCATGGTGGCTCGTGGTTGCTTGGGAGGAGCATGACGATGCTGGGAGAACAAGAGGCCACAATTGAGaaaacaatgagagagagatccgTGGTTTCGAGGACTGGGGTGGAGCAACGGTGGTCCACGAAGAGGAGCCTAGGAGAACATAttgggagggagagggagaggttgTCGGCGtcggagagaagagagagagggagaagaggaaagTGAGGAGAAAAAGGGAGGGAGCTAGGGTTTCAATCTAGGCCATTCATCTAGAGATCCTAAATCTGATCCAACGGTGGAGatttaaacactgatttaaactaactaaaatatctagataaaatataaatacaatatcataaattaaaatcaactttatattataaaaatattattctcatcattaattaaaatgatgaaatttgttaaatatttttaagagaataaaaccgtctaaataattagagtttttaacataacttaaatctcataatattcttaaataaataaaaccatttcaataaaatgatttcccacaactatattatttttggggtttccaaaaatataaagaggcttattttaaaatcaggcttggttcaataatactgaaaataccacatttaaaatatttctcaaacatttaaaatatttcaagggctttaaaacattgggcttcattaaaatcacctgttatatttaaaaacacagcttcaatatttaaaatgcGTAGACGAGTTTAAGTTTATCATCGAGTAACATGTATATTATGTTTACAAACAACTAGCTTAGTGTATTATTCAAGTAATTTTGGTTTGTTTACTAGCTACTTAATTTtgaatatatcaattatttattttatatcttatgaTTTCATCtacaaattttaagaaaattttttgaacttttgtaaaattttgtaaatagttataCACATGACACACACACAAGGATTTatgcaacatatatacataatattaagaagtttttttttctttttttttaaaaaaatactttatttatcCTCTTTCTAAAGATATCGTTCTacaataaaacataataaatatgaagttaTTCAAATTTATGCGAGCTGTGCTAAACTTTGTATGAATTGTGTCATTTAATAATCGATCATAATTTCATGTCCACGAGCAATtcatttaataaacaaattgaATTGAACTCGATTTTGTTTGAGCGATCTTGAACATCTTGTCCAATAGACTTATTCATTTGTTTAGGAAGAATGACGGTActcctaaattttattaattgcccTCACTTTTTATAGAGTACCAAGTACAAAAGAAAGTTTGGGGGTTATACAAATCCCAAAAACCAATCTTTTATCAAAAAATGGAGACTAAAACTACCACATCTACACATGTATATAACTTAATAATGCATAAAAGATAATGTATTTAACTTGATGTTTTATCATGTAGTATTAGGGAACAATTAATAAgatattgtttaattaattaatccacACATACTTTCAtaattgaaaatctaaaaaatggaGGGTTtcaattacaactttttctCCTAAAAAGGAAGTGTTTTAACTTGGTTCAATGGTTGCCACAAGCACACTCGTGGCACACCCTTATTATAAATCGAGGTTGCTTCTGCACTCTAAAGCaaaatcattcatttttttagcaGATCAGGAAGAAAGTCCATATATAGTGGCAAGATAAtggagaagaaaatgagaggttTGTATACATTACCTTTTGGCCTGGTGATTTTGATGTTGAGTGCATGCCGTTCAGAGGCCATGACATGCCCCGAGGCCCTAATGATTTTGCTGCCATGCCAATCATTCTTGGTGGGTGCTGGCCCAGACTTGCCAGGCCTTTCCTGTTGTCTAGGTGTTCAAAAACTTATCCAAGAGGCTTCCACCACCGAAACACGCAGGGCTCTTTGTCAATGTCTGAAGAATGCTGCTTAATTCAGGACTTGATCGTACTACTCTTGATAGAGCTAAACAGATTCCCAAACTTTGCCATATCAATGACCCTATACCAATTGACCCCAACGTGGACTGCAATACGTATTAATCTCTCTTTGATTCTCTCTTTTTAGTGAAAGAACGTAGATCTTTGTGCATTCCTTGAACTAAcgtgttttttttcttggtatTGTGTAGACTCCCATGATCCTAATTCCTACATGCCAGAGGTTTTAGATGctaataaattaagaaatatgtaGCAAATCTTGTTTTCGGCCATTTTATGTATGCGTGAATTAAATtatgaatatgaataaaaaGTTTTTCCAATTTCTTTGCATTCACTTATCAAGTATATATactgatggaaaccaagttgggcctacttttaaagatcatttgtaaattc
This window harbors:
- the LOC121264432 gene encoding non-specific lipid-transfer protein 1-like codes for the protein MEKKTNLMAFGLMMMMLILSATTARADLCQDALKALMPCMAFLTGFSPPPPNAGCCQGAQDVLNKATTSADRKALCVCFKNVIGQGGILPDRAEQLPDLCKVKTPVPIRSDVDCNKL